In Aliivibrio wodanis, a genomic segment contains:
- a CDS encoding membrane signal transduction protein has protein sequence MTLYKQLVSWMTVVFLILMISVFAIEFKNTQIFLENQQRSEVNNTINTVGLALAPYLENEDKVAAESVINALFDGSYYSAVRLTLFNTNDEIVRVYPIVIDTVPKWFSDLHLFRTISESRIITSGWLQLAEVEIVTHPGYAYQQLWGALTQLATTFFIVIGLGIITISFVVKRALSPLQQMIVKMQEVADNNFDNELPKPKTKDLEAVISGINSMSAQIAKSFKSQAKEAEKLRDKVYLDPVSGLGNRSFFLGQLTTWLSDSAKGGIAIFKINFINKVYEQEGYEAGDQLVRELADLLKATLPMNNVILTRINSSEFGFIFPNIEEEELKTTAENIVAYAQDIKGDPTATAPIDATLGVVFSESRKTTTEILSLADNALTQALSNPELHFGFIADESAHELMGKQQWKQFVDEAISDNLFTFTLQLATTRIGTVFHQEVFSAIEKNNERYSANQYLFALEQLNETMLFDQYVIRTMIERICSDEITQPVAINLATRSVENPSFVRWLTNTLKKHSSIASLLHFEIQESAFIESEDHTALLCNVIRSSGAEFGVDNFGRNFESLEYIKTFRPKYVKLDYLFTHQLSDEKQRYILASISRTAQNLGVTTIASRVENQEQLKLLAEHNVDVFQGFFVNETVKGA, from the coding sequence ATGACATTATATAAACAGTTAGTATCATGGATGACAGTCGTTTTTTTAATATTAATGATCTCTGTCTTCGCAATTGAATTTAAAAATACACAGATATTTTTAGAGAACCAACAACGGTCAGAAGTAAACAATACAATTAACACTGTAGGGTTAGCATTAGCTCCGTATTTAGAAAATGAAGATAAAGTTGCTGCTGAATCTGTTATCAATGCGTTATTTGATGGCAGTTACTATTCAGCAGTTAGATTGACATTATTTAATACTAACGATGAGATTGTACGTGTCTATCCTATAGTTATTGATACAGTCCCTAAGTGGTTTTCAGATCTACATCTATTTCGGACTATATCAGAAAGTCGTATCATCACTAGCGGGTGGTTACAATTAGCTGAAGTTGAGATTGTTACGCACCCAGGCTATGCATATCAGCAGTTATGGGGCGCTCTAACGCAGCTAGCAACGACTTTCTTTATTGTGATAGGTTTAGGTATAATTACTATCTCATTTGTTGTTAAACGAGCTCTATCACCGTTACAGCAAATGATTGTAAAAATGCAAGAAGTCGCTGATAACAATTTTGATAATGAATTACCAAAACCCAAAACGAAAGATCTTGAAGCGGTAATTTCTGGCATTAATTCTATGTCAGCACAAATTGCTAAGAGTTTTAAATCTCAAGCAAAAGAAGCTGAAAAATTAAGAGATAAAGTTTATCTTGATCCTGTTTCTGGGCTAGGAAATCGTTCATTTTTTCTTGGGCAGTTAACTACATGGTTATCTGATTCTGCTAAAGGTGGGATAGCCATATTTAAAATTAATTTTATAAATAAAGTATATGAACAAGAAGGTTATGAAGCTGGGGATCAGTTAGTTCGAGAATTAGCCGACCTATTAAAAGCTACATTACCAATGAATAATGTCATTCTAACTCGGATTAATTCATCAGAATTTGGATTTATCTTTCCAAATATAGAAGAAGAAGAATTAAAAACAACAGCTGAGAACATTGTTGCATATGCACAGGACATTAAAGGTGATCCAACAGCAACTGCCCCAATTGATGCCACATTGGGGGTAGTATTCAGTGAATCTAGAAAGACAACAACAGAAATATTATCATTAGCAGATAATGCGTTAACTCAAGCACTTTCAAATCCTGAATTGCACTTTGGTTTTATTGCTGATGAAAGTGCTCATGAGTTGATGGGTAAGCAACAATGGAAGCAATTTGTTGATGAAGCTATTAGTGATAATTTATTTACTTTTACCTTACAGTTAGCGACAACTCGTATAGGTACAGTTTTTCATCAAGAAGTTTTTTCTGCTATTGAAAAAAATAATGAACGTTACTCTGCGAACCAATATTTATTTGCACTAGAGCAGTTGAATGAAACGATGCTATTTGACCAATATGTTATCCGCACCATGATTGAACGCATCTGTTCAGATGAAATAACTCAACCAGTGGCAATTAACTTAGCTACTCGTAGTGTTGAAAATCCAAGCTTTGTTCGTTGGTTAACAAATACATTGAAAAAACATAGTTCGATAGCTTCATTACTTCATTTTGAGATCCAAGAATCAGCCTTTATTGAAAGTGAAGATCATACCGCTTTGTTGTGTAATGTGATCCGATCTTCCGGTGCTGAGTTCGGTGTTGATAATTTTGGTAGAAACTTTGAATCACTAGAATATATTAAAACGTTTAGACCTAAATATGTGAAATTAGATTATTTATTTACTCATCAGTTAAGTGATGAAAAACAACGTTATATTTTGGCTTCAATCTCTAGGACAGCACAAAATCTAGGTGTGACAACGATAGCGTCACGAGTAGAAAACCAAGAGCAATTAAAACTATTAGCAGAGCATAATGTTGATGTTTTCCAAGGTTTTTTTGTTAATGAAACAGTGAAGGGTGCATAA
- a CDS encoding putative exported protein → MRVKWLAIPVIIFSLASIALTKQENVWIKAVQDEYGERAGKRVITWRKLISELDSKKEKEQLERVNQFFNQLYFVDDIRLWGKKDYWATPLEFLGSNAGDCEDFTIAKYFSLLELGVSDKKLRLIYLKALELNQFHMVLAYYPTPGSVPLILDNIDKEIKPATRRKDLLPIYSFNGKHLWLMKGKGNGKQAGKSSRLSLWNDLRARNKDLRLKQPILNYDQ, encoded by the coding sequence ATGAGAGTGAAATGGTTAGCCATTCCAGTAATCATATTTTCATTAGCTTCTATTGCTTTAACAAAACAAGAGAATGTTTGGATAAAAGCAGTACAAGATGAGTATGGAGAAAGAGCAGGGAAAAGGGTAATAACGTGGCGTAAATTGATTTCTGAATTGGATTCTAAAAAAGAGAAAGAGCAGCTAGAAAGAGTTAATCAATTTTTTAATCAACTTTATTTTGTTGATGATATTAGGCTGTGGGGCAAGAAAGATTATTGGGCTACACCACTAGAATTCCTTGGAAGTAACGCAGGTGATTGTGAAGACTTTACTATAGCTAAGTACTTCTCTTTGTTAGAGCTTGGTGTTTCGGATAAAAAGTTACGATTAATTTACCTTAAAGCGTTAGAGCTAAATCAATTTCATATGGTGTTAGCTTATTATCCAACCCCTGGTTCAGTTCCCTTAATTTTGGATAATATTGATAAAGAAATTAAACCAGCAACAAGACGTAAAGATTTATTACCTATCTACAGCTTCAATGGTAAACACTTATGGTTAATGAAGGGTAAAGGTAACGGGAAACAAGCAGGTAAATCTTCACGGCTTAGCTTGTGGAATGATTTACGAGCAAGGAATAAAGACCTGCGATTAAAGCAACCAATTTTAAACTATGATCAATGA
- a CDS encoding secretion protein, HlyD family: protein MNKKGLSKLSKDELEFVDDNTAALLLNTPTNAKILLWIILVFIGVAIAWASWAEIDKVTVGQGKVIPSSQLQVVQNLEGGLVKKVLVKEGEQVKQNQQLLLIDDTRFRSDFRERKKQLINLTASATQLSASIDSILIQDINSRKRWKDSVIISNDKLVFDAEFIEENPIVIQRQLAEYEADMNNLKNRIYVFDQQVSQKQQDLIEIKSRIKNLKASYGLARKELDITKPLADEGVVPRIELLKLQRQVNDTKRELTSTELKIPILTSTIQEAVLNRIDAALKFRSEQQEKLNNVQDKLSALTESQVGLRDKVNRTVVVSPVTGTIQKIYINTVGGVIQPGMDLIEIVPTEDTLLIEAKIAPQDIAFLKPGLPAIVKFSAYDFTRYGGLKGTLEHISADTIQDEEGNSFYLVRVRTSQEDLADKTQFHIISGMTTSVDIITGKRTVLDYLIRPIMNTKNSALRE from the coding sequence ATGAATAAAAAAGGACTTAGTAAACTAAGTAAAGATGAACTTGAATTTGTTGATGATAATACAGCAGCGTTACTATTAAATACGCCAACTAATGCCAAAATTTTATTATGGATAATATTGGTTTTTATTGGTGTTGCGATTGCGTGGGCTTCATGGGCTGAAATTGATAAGGTTACTGTGGGCCAAGGTAAGGTTATTCCATCGTCACAGTTACAAGTTGTACAAAACTTGGAGGGAGGCTTAGTAAAAAAGGTTCTAGTGAAAGAAGGGGAACAAGTAAAACAAAATCAACAATTACTTTTAATTGATGATACTCGTTTTCGTTCTGATTTTAGAGAGCGAAAAAAACAGCTTATCAATTTAACCGCAAGTGCGACACAATTGTCAGCATCAATTGATAGCATCCTCATTCAAGATATTAATAGCAGAAAACGTTGGAAAGATTCGGTAATTATATCTAATGATAAATTAGTATTTGATGCTGAGTTCATAGAAGAGAATCCAATTGTTATTCAACGTCAACTTGCAGAATATGAAGCTGATATGAATAATTTAAAAAATCGTATTTATGTTTTTGATCAGCAAGTCAGCCAAAAGCAACAAGACCTCATTGAAATTAAATCCCGAATTAAGAATTTAAAAGCAAGCTATGGTTTAGCTAGAAAAGAGTTAGATATAACTAAGCCACTTGCTGATGAAGGTGTTGTACCGCGAATTGAATTATTAAAGCTTCAACGGCAAGTTAATGATACAAAGCGTGAATTAACATCGACAGAATTAAAAATTCCAATTTTAACGTCTACAATTCAAGAGGCGGTATTAAATCGAATTGATGCAGCCCTTAAATTTCGTTCTGAGCAGCAAGAGAAATTAAACAATGTTCAAGATAAGTTATCAGCCCTTACGGAATCTCAAGTAGGTTTAAGAGATAAAGTAAATCGAACGGTTGTTGTCTCTCCTGTCACAGGAACGATTCAAAAAATTTATATAAATACAGTTGGTGGTGTAATTCAACCTGGAATGGATCTTATTGAAATTGTTCCAACGGAAGATACATTACTTATTGAAGCAAAAATAGCACCTCAAGATATTGCTTTTCTTAAACCAGGGTTACCTGCAATCGTTAAATTTAGCGCGTATGACTTTACTCGTTATGGTGGCTTGAAAGGAACTCTAGAACATATAAGTGCCGATACAATTCAAGATGAAGAAGGAAACAGTTTTTATTTGGTTCGAGTGCGTACATCACAAGAAGATCTTGCTGACAAAACTCAGTTCCATATTATTTCAGGTATGACAACTTCTGTAGATATTATTACTGGTAAACGAACAGTTTTAGATTATCTAATTAGGCCGATCATGAATACAAAGAACTCAGCACTACGAGAGTAA